A window from Symphalangus syndactylus isolate Jambi chromosome 22, NHGRI_mSymSyn1-v2.1_pri, whole genome shotgun sequence encodes these proteins:
- the LOC129472053 gene encoding LOW QUALITY PROTEIN: olfactory receptor 4L1-like (The sequence of the model RefSeq protein was modified relative to this genomic sequence to represent the inferred CDS: deleted 1 base in 1 codon; substituted 1 base at 1 genomic stop codon), whose protein sequence is MDLKNGSLVTEFILLGFFGRWEPQIFFFVTFSLIYGATVVGNILIMVTVTCSSTLHSPLYFLLGNLSFLDMCLSTATTPKMIIDLLTEHKTISLWGCMTQMFFMHFFGGAEMTLLIIMAFDRYVAICKPLHYRTIMSHRLLKGFAILSWVIGFIHTISQIVLTMNLPFCGHNVINNIFCDLPLVIKLACVETYTLELFVIADSGLLSFTCFILLLVSYIVILVSVPKKSSDGLSKALSTLSAHIIVVTLFFGPCIFIYAWPFSSLASNKTLAVFYTVITPLLNPIIYTLRNKKMQEAIRKLWFQYVSSAXNF, encoded by the exons ATGGATCTTAAAAATGGATCTCTAGTGACCGAGTTTATTTTACTAGGATTTTTC GGACGATGGGAACctcaaattttcttctttgtgacaTTTTCCTTGATCTACGGTGCTACTGTGGTGGGAAACATTCTCATTATGGTCACAGTGACGTGTAGTTCGACCCTTCATTCTCCCTTATACTTTCTCCTTGGAAATCTCTCTTTTTTGGACATGTGTCTCTCCACTGCCACAACACCCAAGATGATCATAGATTTGCTCACTGAACACAAGACAATCTCTCTGTGGGGCTGCATGACCCAGATGTTCTTCATGCACTTCTTTGGGGGTGCTGAGATGACTCTTCTGATAATCATGGCCTTTGACAGGTATGTAGCCATATGTAAACCCCTACACTATAGGACAATCATGAGTCACAGGCTGCTAAAGGGGTTTGCGATACTTTCATGGGTAATTGGTTTTATACACACCATAAGCCAGATAGTTTTAACAATGAACTTGCCTTTCTGTGGCCACAATGTCATAAACAACATATTTTGTGATCTTCCCCTTGTGATCAAGCTTGCTTGCGTTGAAACATACACCCTGGAATTATTTGTCATTGCTGACAGTGGGCTGCTCTCTTTCACCTGTTTCATCCTCTTGCTTGTTTCTTACATTGTCATCCTGGTCAGTGTACCAAAAAAATCATCAGATGGGCTCTCCAAGGCGCTGTCCACATTGTCTGCCCACATCATTGTGGTCACTCTGTTCTTTGGACCTTGTATTTTTATCTATGCTTGGCCATTCAGTAGTTTGGCAAGCAATAAAACTCTTGCTGTATTTTATACAGTTATCACGCCCTTACTGAATCCGATTATTTACACcctgagaaataagaaaatgcaagAGGCCATAAGAAAATTATGGTTCCAATATGTTAGTTCTGCATAGAATTTCTAG